The DNA window TCCAGAATATTCACCTATTATAATTCGCGAAGTTATGGCCAATGCTTTAGTCCATGGCGATTATTCTCTTCGAGGAATGCATTGTCGATTGATGATTTATTCCGATCGCATGGAAATAGAAAGTCCAGGGATGCTTCCATTCGGATATACAATGGAAGATTTTTTTTCGGGCGTTAGTCATGTAAGAAACAAAGTGATTGCTAGAGTTTTTCGGGAATTACGTTTCATAGAGGAATGGGGTACAGGTTATAAACGGATTGAAGCTGTATGTCGCAAGGATAATTATCCTCTTCCAGTCTGGCAAGAATTGGGATTAGCTTTAAGGGTAATCATTGAGCCTCACTCCTTAAAAGACGCCTATGTTCTCTCTGAAGATCTAACACAACTTACCTATAGGCAAGAAGAGTTAATTTCTTTTTTTCGAGGCAACAAAAAACTTACAGCCAAAGATATATATGAAAAGTTCAATCATTCTATTTCTGAAAGAACTTTGAGAGCCGAATTATTTGAATTAAAGCAAAGAAAATTTTTAGAAAAAATTGGGAATGGACGGAATACATATTGGGTTTTAAAGAATTCAGATCGACGAGGAGAAAGTTAACAGAAAGCTTAAATTTCCATATCCTAGCAAGAGCAAAAATCAAACCTGAGAAAATCAGGAAGGTTTTATTGATATAGCTGAAAGAGTGAAGAGCTTGGTCTATCCGTCCGGAATCCTGCAATTTACAAATTGCAGGATTCCCACTAGGTCTGGTTTGATAAGAAAAAGATTAATATTGTCTCGCTCTTTTTTGTAGATCAAGGCTAAGGATAATTTTTTCTTTATCAGGGGTTTCAAAAATGAATTCTCGCTCATTCTTTTTACTCACAAAACGTAATGTGTTGCAAGACTGAAGTTTGTCTAGATCATCCGGATTGTTGAGGGAGAGCTTAGATCCTGGATAGAAATCGAAAAATTCAATAAGATAATAACTCACGATACAAGCTACTGTGCGCTTGATTTCATATTCGCCAGCCCAACGAATTCGAAAGGTATTTGAATTTACTAAAGGGGTTGGTTTCCTAAATAAACCAGTGGTTCTAAAAAAACCGGGCAATGGAACATTATCTCGGTTAATTGTTACTGTATAAAAAATACAATCGGGATAATTCCAAGTCTTTGAGTAAGCCGAATAATGCCAGTCTAAAACCGCTCCTCCAAAAAAGAGCATGTTTCTATTGGAAAGTCCACTATTATCCCATACGGATTTTTCTTCCTTGGGTAAATCCCCAAGCCAATGCTTGGAACCATCAGCCCGATGTTCTTCAAAATTACCATAATAATTTCTCCATAATGCATAATGATCGAGCCCTCCAAATGAAAGCATATCACCGGGTTCGACTTGGAAAGATTTATTCTGTTGGTGTGTTAATTTGTGCTGAGAGCCATCTTCAAGGGTTACATTATAATCCCCAGATTCCAGTTTTTCCACGTCGAGTATAGGGACTGAATCTTGATTGTTGATAATTCTAGATTTAAAACATGAAGTTTCACGAGTCTTAGGGTTCGTTAAAAGCAGAAGGTATTGGTAGCTTCCCTCTGTAATTTGATCAATTGTTTTATCTTGTATGTAAAATTGATCGCCTAATTTTATTTCATTTTTATTTTGTTCATCATATAAAAGATCATACCCATCGATACTAAACCCTTTTTCATATACATTGTGAACAACATGAAGTAGAGGCGCCGCAAAGCCAGAAGTCGCGCATATCAGAAATATTATTAAGGTGGAAAATTTTTTAATCATTTAATTTTATTCCTCTTTTTTAATCTCAGAAATCAAACTTTAAACTAGAAATAAACTCTTGTCTATCTCATGGTTAATTAGATTTTTTCACAAATCCTCACTTGGCTTAAGTCGTCTTGCTGTGGTTCTTGAGGCAAGTCCGTGTGGGCATTACAAAAAAGGAGGACTTGAGCCCTCCCCTAGATTATTCAGACGATCCGATTACTTCTGGTGTTTTTGCTTTAAAGAGAGGTTTTCGTTGAGTGAACCAGCTAAATTCTGTTGACCAAGTTAAGAAACCAGAGAAGAAGAGTGCCCCTACAAGCCAAGACCAGCGGACTCCTTTGGCAATATCAAAGCCATCAAATTCTTGAAGCAAGTTACCTACCAGGATGCAAGTCAATACACAGGGTGCAAAATAGCGCAGTAAAAAGGCATATATTGTCAATTTATTGCCGCTGTACCATAGCGGGTCTTCGCGTGTTGTCTTTGATGCATATTGGAATGTAGCAATCAGGGCTAATCCGCCAATTAACATATTTATACCCAATACCATAGGAGCTAAGGCGTCAATGATGTGCGATCCATTGCCCATGCAAAACGCGATTCCAAACATTCCCAAGATAGCGGTTGTAATGGTCACAGCTTTTTTGCGTGAAAAAGCGAATTCCACTTCGAAGTTTCCAGCGATGCTTTCTACAATGGAAAAAACACCTGTAATCCCTGCAATAAAAATGCAGGTAAAGAAGATAACACCCATGACAATCGAGAGCGTCGTTCCAAAAAACTTTAACATGGTTGGAAATAGAATAAATCCAATATCAAATGTGGAATCTGTTGATAGAATCGCATCAAAAGGAATTTGTTGGATATAGCTGACGTGAGCTAAACAACCAAAAATAGCCAATCCTGAGATAAAGGAGACTGCAAAGTCACCTAATCCCACCCAAATCATGGCGCGTGCAATATTCGTATTTTGGCCTGTATGTCTGGAGTAACCGACAATAATTCCTAATCCCAATGAGAGGCTAAAGAAAAGTTGTCCAAAAACATCTCTCCACAAAGTAGGATCGAGCAATTTAGAAAAGTCGGGTTTCAGGTAAAAATACAACCCATTAATTCCCCCGGGCAAGCAAAGCATGACTACAGCCAAAAGGGTCATAATAAAGGCCATTAAAGGCATAAACAATGTGCAAATCTTTTCAATTCCATCTTTGACATTACGCACAAGGACGAACCAGGTTGCTGTACAAACGGCTACAGTAGAAAGCAAAATAGTCCATGAAAGAGACCCGAATTCACGAATAGATGGCGTAATATTCAAGAAGGAATGAAGAAAAAATGCTTGGGAGTCGTCGGGAATTTGATTAGTTGCAGCAAAATACGTATACGCGACCGAGTAACCTGT is part of the Parachlamydia acanthamoebae genome and encodes:
- a CDS encoding sodium-dependent transporter — protein: MSNHSSDTWNKQSGYIWSLIGSAVGFANVLAFSAQVYKNGGGAFLIPYFIALLSLGVPMLLLEGLIGYQWKLPVVSAYGKVLGKKGKMLGWLAILSCMTIGGFYIVLTGYSVAYTYFAATNQIPDDSQAFFLHSFLNITPSIREFGSLSWTILLSTVAVCTATWFVLVRNVKDGIEKICTLFMPLMAFIMTLLAVVMLCLPGGINGLYFYLKPDFSKLLDPTLWRDVFGQLFFSLSLGLGIIVGYSRHTGQNTNIARAMIWVGLGDFAVSFISGLAIFGCLAHVSYIQQIPFDAILSTDSTFDIGFILFPTMLKFFGTTLSIVMGVIFFTCIFIAGITGVFSIVESIAGNFEVEFAFSRKKAVTITTAILGMFGIAFCMGNGSHIIDALAPMVLGINMLIGGLALIATFQYASKTTREDPLWYSGNKLTIYAFLLRYFAPCVLTCILVGNLLQEFDGFDIAKGVRWSWLVGALFFSGFLTWSTEFSWFTQRKPLFKAKTPEVIGSSE